The nucleotide sequence CCAGGCAGATCTTGCCGCTTTCTTATCTCGGTCTAGATCATCACTTTCCCATGTGAAGCCTAGTCCCATTACATGGAAGTCCAGATCCGGGATGGTTTTTGCAAATTTTCTTTCTCCTGTTTCCCATTTTCCTTTTAAGAATTGGACGACCCCGCATTTCATTCCTCTTCCTAATGCCCTGAATAGAATTCCGAGCGCAGCAGTAGTTTTTCCTTTTCCAGGACCGGTGAATACTAAGATCAGTCCTTTTTTATCCGGTGGAGAATTCATACGATTTCGGAGGCGGCTCGTTTCTTGTTTGCTTTTCTGAATTTATGGGAGAAGTCGGATGCGTACAGTCTGGAGTCCGCAAAATCATGACAGTCCAATACTTTTCCCACGAATATGATCGCAGTAGC is from Leptospira sp. WS58.C1 and encodes:
- the cobO gene encoding cob(I)yrinic acid a,c-diamide adenosyltransferase, translated to MNSPPDKKGLILVFTGPGKGKTTAALGILFRALGRGMKCGVVQFLKGKWETGERKFAKTIPDLDFHVMGLGFTWESDDLDRDKKAARSAWDRSCEMIFSENYKILILDEITYAFHYGWLTPEEVFEVLSKKPEDLHIILTGRNCPNLLTDMADLVTQIESPKHPYKSGISAQIGIDY